In Flavobacterium sp. N1736, the following are encoded in one genomic region:
- a CDS encoding alpha-L-fucosidase gives MKNLFLLLSFFCIITTVNSQELVKSPEPFGPLPTQKQLDWHEMEFYAFVHFSLNTFTNKEWGYGDESPQLFNPTNLDVRQWARVVKAAGMKGIILVAKHHDGFCLWPSAYTERSVKNSPWENGKGDLIKELAAACKEYDLKLGLYLSPWDRNHPEYGKPGYITYFRNQLKELLTNYGDIFEMWFDGANGGDGYYGGANETRKINTLEYYNWDETYKMIYELAPKTLVWGVGPAEARWIGNEEGRAGKTNWSLLRQKDELAGKVHYTEFMSGHEDGEKWVPGEADVSIRPGWFYHSVEDDKVRPLDEMVDIYYESIGRNATLLLNLPVDKRGLVHENDEARLKELVATIKEDFKTELLAGSKITADNVRGNSNEFAAKNVTDNNKNTYWATDDNIETASIVFEFDKPTVIDRILLQEYIKLGQRVKAFTVEAKVDGQWKNITSETTIGYKRILRIDRVTASALRINITDSKASIVISNIQAYNAPTFVRMPEIQRDKNGNVTMKSDEENSIYYTVNGSNPTEKSTLYKGVFKYNKAVQIKAVSFNKEEKIYSAIKTAKYGISKEKWKIVAVSSGDLNSAVKIIDGNPNTDWGFGNETNKLPQEVSIDMGTVLKISGFTYVPQQVGNNLNLISNYEFYTSLDNVKWTLQSEGEFSNIKNNPIEQIKTFVETKARYLRFVAKSSEGKGQTVSISEINVVEK, from the coding sequence ATGAAAAACCTTTTTCTTTTGCTGAGTTTTTTTTGCATAATAACAACTGTTAATAGTCAGGAATTAGTGAAATCTCCTGAACCATTTGGACCACTTCCAACGCAAAAACAGCTTGATTGGCATGAAATGGAGTTTTATGCTTTTGTGCATTTCTCATTAAATACTTTTACAAATAAAGAATGGGGTTATGGCGATGAATCTCCACAGCTTTTTAATCCAACAAATTTAGATGTTCGTCAGTGGGCTCGTGTTGTGAAAGCTGCCGGAATGAAAGGAATTATTCTAGTTGCAAAACATCATGATGGCTTTTGTTTGTGGCCATCGGCTTATACAGAACGGTCTGTGAAGAACTCTCCGTGGGAAAATGGCAAAGGTGATCTTATAAAAGAGTTAGCAGCTGCTTGCAAAGAATACGATTTAAAGTTGGGTTTATATCTTTCACCTTGGGACAGAAATCATCCTGAATACGGAAAACCAGGCTATATTACCTATTTCAGGAATCAATTAAAAGAATTACTAACTAATTACGGCGATATTTTCGAAATGTGGTTTGATGGTGCCAACGGTGGCGATGGTTATTATGGAGGTGCAAATGAAACCAGAAAAATAAACACGCTAGAATATTATAACTGGGATGAAACGTATAAAATGATTTATGAATTAGCTCCAAAAACTTTAGTTTGGGGAGTTGGACCAGCAGAAGCAAGATGGATTGGAAATGAAGAAGGTCGTGCCGGAAAAACAAATTGGTCGCTTTTGCGTCAGAAAGATGAATTGGCGGGGAAGGTTCATTATACAGAGTTTATGTCGGGGCATGAAGATGGGGAAAAATGGGTTCCCGGAGAAGCAGATGTTTCAATAAGACCGGGATGGTTTTATCATAGTGTTGAAGATGACAAAGTTCGCCCTTTGGATGAAATGGTCGACATTTATTATGAATCTATTGGTCGAAATGCAACTTTATTACTTAATCTTCCTGTCGACAAAAGAGGTTTGGTGCATGAAAATGATGAAGCAAGATTAAAAGAATTGGTTGCCACTATAAAAGAAGATTTTAAAACAGAATTATTGGCAGGAAGTAAAATTACTGCCGATAATGTTAGAGGAAACAGTAATGAATTTGCTGCCAAAAATGTTACGGATAATAATAAAAACACGTATTGGGCAACAGATGACAATATAGAAACGGCATCTATTGTATTTGAATTCGATAAACCCACAGTAATTGATCGTATTCTGCTTCAGGAATATATAAAATTGGGACAACGTGTTAAAGCTTTTACTGTTGAAGCCAAAGTTGACGGACAATGGAAAAATATTACCAGCGAAACAACCATTGGTTACAAAAGAATTTTAAGAATAGACAGAGTCACTGCTTCGGCACTTAGAATAAATATTACTGATTCAAAAGCTAGTATTGTAATATCTAATATTCAGGCTTATAATGCGCCAACTTTTGTTCGTATGCCTGAAATTCAACGTGACAAAAACGGAAATGTTACAATGAAATCTGATGAAGAAAATAGTATTTATTATACCGTTAACGGAAGTAATCCAACCGAAAAAAGTACCTTATATAAAGGAGTATTTAAATACAACAAAGCAGTTCAGATAAAAGCAGTTTCATTCAATAAAGAAGAAAAAATATACAGTGCTATAAAAACGGCAAAGTATGGAATTTCAAAAGAAAAATGGAAAATTGTTGCTGTTTCAAGTGGAGATTTAAATTCGGCCGTTAAAATAATTGATGGAAATCCAAATACTGATTGGGGCTTCGGAAATGAAACCAATAAACTTCCGCAAGAGGTGTCTATTGATATGGGAACTGTTCTTAAAATTAGCGGATTTACTTATGTTCCGCAGCAAGTAGGAAACAATCTTAACTTAATTTCAAATTATGAATTCTACACCAGTTTAGATAATGTAAAATGGACATTACAATCTGAAGGTGAGTTTTCGAACATTAAAAATAATCCAATCGAACAAATAAAAACATTTGTCGAAACGAAAGCAAGATACCTGCGTTTTGTTGCAAAATCTTCTGAAGGAAAAGGACAAACAGTTTCTATAAGTGAAATAAATGTAGTTGAAAAATAA
- the nagB gene encoding glucosamine-6-phosphate deaminase, producing the protein MIKEGINFKEAGKFEETRFEKIHNVIFESSKEASILVAQEIANIIQRKDELNEPCVLGLATGSSPVKVYEELVRLHKEEGLSFANVVTFNLDEYYPMDKNSIQSYYHFMHEHLFDHVDIHPENINIPDGKISNEDLQQYCIDYEMKIKAYGGLDFQLLGIGRTGHIGFNEPGSHVNSGTRSITLDHLTRTDAASSFLGIDNVPRKAITMGIGTVKNAKRIVLLGWGISKAEIIKKTIEGNISSQVPATYLQQHNNTTFVLDTEASSELTRVKTPWLVKSVVWDEELKLKAVAWLSELTKKPFLKLTDKDYNDNGMSSVLTEEGTAYDLNIKMFNKMQQTITGWPGGKPNADDTYRPERATPERKRIIIFSPHPDDDVISMGGTFDRLVEQGHDVHIAYQTSGNIAVSNEEALKFAEISMALNKNSVESENIINFLKNKKENDIDSLEVRKLKGLIRRSESVAATRYLGVPDSNVNFLDLPFYETGTVKKNNLGEADIQIMCDIIERIKPHQIYAAGDLADPHGTHKVCLDSLFEALKRLKHKKFMDDCWVWLYRGAWHEWESYQIEMAVPMSPDQVLKKRHAIFYHQSQKDGVMFQGDDSREFWVRVEDRNRLTAEKYHALGLADYSAIEAFKRYYF; encoded by the coding sequence ATGATTAAAGAAGGCATAAATTTTAAAGAAGCTGGAAAATTTGAAGAAACGCGTTTTGAGAAGATTCACAACGTTATTTTCGAATCATCAAAAGAGGCTTCAATATTAGTTGCTCAGGAAATAGCAAACATAATTCAAAGAAAAGATGAACTAAACGAACCTTGCGTTTTAGGATTAGCAACGGGATCTTCGCCAGTAAAAGTTTACGAAGAATTAGTTCGATTACATAAAGAAGAAGGTTTGAGTTTTGCAAATGTGGTGACCTTTAATTTAGATGAATATTATCCAATGGATAAAAATAGTATTCAAAGTTATTATCATTTCATGCATGAGCATCTTTTTGATCATGTTGACATTCACCCGGAAAATATAAATATTCCGGACGGAAAAATAAGTAATGAAGATTTACAACAATATTGTATCGATTATGAAATGAAAATTAAAGCCTATGGAGGTTTAGATTTTCAACTTTTAGGAATTGGAAGAACAGGTCACATTGGTTTTAATGAACCGGGATCACACGTTAATTCAGGAACCAGAAGCATCACACTTGATCATTTAACCCGTACAGATGCTGCTTCATCATTTTTAGGTATAGACAATGTGCCTAGAAAAGCAATTACAATGGGAATTGGCACGGTAAAAAATGCTAAAAGAATTGTACTGCTTGGATGGGGAATCAGCAAGGCTGAAATTATTAAAAAAACAATTGAAGGGAATATTTCTTCGCAAGTACCGGCAACGTATTTACAACAGCACAACAACACAACTTTTGTTTTAGATACCGAAGCTTCATCAGAATTAACACGTGTAAAAACGCCTTGGTTAGTAAAATCAGTGGTTTGGGACGAAGAGTTAAAACTGAAAGCGGTTGCATGGTTAAGCGAATTGACTAAAAAACCTTTCTTGAAATTAACAGACAAAGATTATAACGATAACGGCATGTCTAGTGTGTTAACGGAAGAAGGAACTGCATATGATTTGAACATTAAAATGTTTAATAAAATGCAGCAAACCATTACCGGTTGGCCAGGCGGAAAACCGAATGCAGATGATACGTACAGACCGGAACGCGCAACACCGGAAAGAAAAAGAATTATCATTTTTAGTCCACATCCTGACGATGATGTTATTTCGATGGGAGGAACTTTTGACAGATTGGTAGAGCAGGGTCACGATGTGCATATTGCGTATCAAACCTCAGGAAATATCGCTGTTTCGAATGAAGAAGCTTTAAAATTTGCTGAAATTTCGATGGCATTGAATAAAAATTCTGTTGAATCTGAAAATATCATCAACTTTTTAAAGAATAAAAAGGAAAATGATATTGATTCATTAGAAGTTAGAAAATTAAAAGGATTGATTAGAAGAAGTGAGTCTGTTGCAGCCACCAGATATTTAGGTGTGCCGGATTCTAATGTTAACTTTTTAGATTTACCGTTTTATGAAACTGGAACAGTTAAGAAAAATAACCTTGGAGAGGCTGATATTCAAATTATGTGTGATATTATCGAAAGGATAAAACCACATCAAATTTATGCAGCAGGAGATTTAGCAGACCCTCATGGAACCCATAAAGTTTGTTTAGATAGTTTGTTTGAAGCTTTAAAAAGATTAAAGCACAAAAAATTTATGGACGATTGCTGGGTCTGGTTATATAGAGGAGCATGGCATGAGTGGGAATCATACCAAATTGAGATGGCGGTTCCAATGAGTCCTGATCAGGTACTTAAAAAACGTCATGCCATTTTCTATCACCAGTCTCAAAAAGACGGAGTTATGTTTCAGGGAGATGACAGTAGAGAATTCTGGGTAAGAGTTGAAGACAGAAACAGATTAACAGCAGAAAAATATCATGCTTTAGGTTTAGCAGATTATTCAGCTATTGAAGCGTTCAAGAGATATTATTTTTAG
- a CDS encoding LytR/AlgR family response regulator transcription factor, protein MKINCLIIDDEPLAINVIKNYLEPIENFEVVNTFSNPIEGLNFLKNNKVDVIFLDINMPVLDGINFIKSLDNPPILVITSAYSQFAIETYELDVLDYLVKPIEFPRLMKTLNKISKRLNNTTNNNSQETSNAESPFIFVKIDKKRMKKIFFNEILVIESLKDYLKINTLTGKYIIHSTLSDFTDLLPERNFLRIHRSYTIAIDKIDAVEGNSIEIEGLRYVIGRSYIDHVKQRILNSSI, encoded by the coding sequence ATGAAAATAAACTGTTTGATCATAGATGATGAGCCATTAGCAATTAATGTTATCAAAAACTATCTGGAGCCTATTGAAAATTTTGAGGTTGTAAATACTTTTAGCAATCCAATTGAAGGTCTGAATTTTTTAAAAAACAATAAGGTTGATGTGATTTTCCTGGACATTAATATGCCGGTTCTTGATGGTATAAATTTTATAAAAAGTCTGGACAATCCGCCAATACTTGTTATAACGAGTGCTTACAGTCAGTTTGCAATAGAAACTTACGAGTTGGATGTTTTGGATTATTTGGTAAAACCTATTGAATTTCCAAGGTTGATGAAAACGCTGAATAAAATTAGCAAAAGACTTAACAACACTACTAATAATAATTCGCAGGAAACCAGCAACGCTGAAAGCCCTTTTATTTTTGTTAAGATTGATAAAAAGAGAATGAAGAAAATCTTTTTTAATGAAATTCTGGTTATTGAAAGTTTAAAAGATTATCTGAAGATAAATACGCTTACAGGAAAATATATAATACACAGCACATTATCTGATTTTACAGATTTATTACCTGAAAGAAATTTTTTAAGAATACATCGATCTTACACCATTGCAATTGATAAAATTGATGCTGTTGAAGGAAATAGTATCGAAATTGAGGGCCTTAGATATGTTATTGGAAGATCGTATATTGATCATGTAAAACAAAGAATTTTGAATTCTTCGATTTAA